A section of the Anaerolineae bacterium genome encodes:
- a CDS encoding glycosyltransferase family 4 protein, with product MKVTFLTGEYPPMQGGIADHTACLAEHLIPLGVESSILIGRYWQDAAHEVNISCLPFPAHIHPVLPNWGWRCWPGVVHFLKKHQPDVLHIQYQAAAFDLGGWVNWLPWYFQKRNLKTRIVTTFHDLRVPYIFPKAGSFRWRSMLALARHSHAVICTNRQDLYTLQTALNIEPSSSAPRLAHIPLGSNVEPQPPADFDRPAWRKKYQITAETLLLAYFGFLNQSKGGEELIEALALLRQQGIDARLLLIGGEMGHADPTNAAYAQKVQTLIDRHCLAGFIYRTGYVGLPEVSANLLAADVVVMPYRDGVSFRRTTLIAALRHGCPVVSTFPTDASLVPEIKPGENMLLVQPRNARALAGIISPLAQDHVLRQKLSQGVKVLGGLFEWNNIARHTTELYRTLKIY from the coding sequence ATGAAAGTAACGTTTCTCACCGGCGAATATCCCCCTATGCAAGGCGGCATCGCCGACCATACGGCTTGCTTGGCCGAACACCTGATTCCGTTGGGCGTGGAGTCTTCCATCTTAATTGGCCGTTATTGGCAAGATGCCGCCCATGAGGTCAATATCTCCTGCCTCCCCTTCCCTGCCCACATCCACCCGGTTCTTCCCAACTGGGGCTGGCGTTGCTGGCCGGGTGTCGTTCACTTTTTAAAAAAGCATCAGCCTGATGTCTTGCATATCCAATACCAAGCCGCCGCCTTTGACCTGGGCGGCTGGGTCAACTGGCTGCCCTGGTATTTCCAAAAACGCAACCTCAAAACCCGGATTGTAACCACGTTTCACGATTTGCGCGTGCCTTATATTTTTCCCAAAGCCGGTTCCTTCCGGTGGCGTTCTATGTTGGCTCTGGCCCGCCACAGCCACGCCGTCATCTGTACCAATCGCCAGGATTTGTACACCCTGCAAACGGCCCTGAACATCGAGCCATCTTCCTCTGCGCCCCGCCTGGCCCACATCCCCTTGGGCAGCAACGTGGAACCCCAACCTCCGGCCGATTTTGATCGCCCAGCCTGGCGCAAAAAGTACCAGATCACGGCGGAAACCCTGCTGCTGGCCTATTTTGGTTTTCTTAACCAAAGTAAAGGCGGCGAGGAACTCATTGAAGCTTTGGCCTTATTGCGGCAGCAGGGAATTGACGCCCGGCTCCTGCTCATCGGCGGTGAGATGGGTCACGCCGATCCAACCAATGCGGCTTATGCCCAAAAAGTGCAGACCCTGATTGACCGCCATTGCCTGGCCGGTTTTATCTACCGTACCGGTTACGTGGGCCTGCCCGAAGTTTCGGCCAATCTGCTGGCCGCCGACGTGGTGGTGATGCCTTACCGGGATGGCGTTTCTTTTCGTCGCACCACGCTCATTGCGGCCCTGCGGCACGGCTGCCCCGTGGTCAGCACTTTCCCCACCGATGCTTCGCTCGTTCCTGAAATCAAGCCGGGCGAAAATATGCTCCTGGTTCAACCCCGCAATGCGCGTGCTTTGGCCGGAATAATCAGTCCTCTGGCGCAAGACCATGTTTTGCGGCAGAAGTTATCGCAGGGGGTGAAAGTGTTGGGTGGTTTGTTTGAATGGAATAACATTGCCCGCCATACAACTGAATTATATCGAACCCTAAAAATCTATTAA